From Diorhabda carinulata isolate Delta chromosome Y, icDioCari1.1, whole genome shotgun sequence:
agcttatataataccaacaaaatacttcatcaaattaaaaacaaacaatattatcacctttgcataaaaatgtaccaactcaatactcaacgaaaagtatatcaatcagttgttctacagtttagagactaggtacctaatcattataattacctaattataaaataatctttctggctttctgagtggcaaatttatcaatacttttagaagcacttaaagtttcaggtgagtgaaataattaaatttctaaaaatttggatgaagcggatctttcagactgatgtaaactacaaaatcagcaataagtatgcattaacaacatttttccaacagacaataaatacctttcagatgttaagtctaaacactgctaagaagtacccggtttaatatccccaaatttaacataactttgaTCCAGCATTGTACTTTTCAGGTAACTGGTAAGTGTGGATCTGTTACTGTGAGGTTAATTCCAGCTCCCCGTGGTACTGGAATCGTATCTGCTCCTGTACCTAAAAAACTTCTTCAGATGGCTGGTATTGAGGATTGTTATACTTCAGCTAGAGGTTCAACTGGTACATTGGGTAATTTCGCTAAAGCTACTTATGCAGCCATAGCTAAAACATATGCTTACTTGACACCTGATTTGTGGAAAGATATGCCTTTGGCTAAAACTCCTTATCAAGAATTTGCTGACTATTTGTCAAAGAATCATCGCCCGGTTACTGGACCTTCaccttttttgttaaaaaattatttttattattaacttcacttacttgttttattaattcaagcttGAAACAGGTGTTTATTCCCAAGATAGGCATACTGtcacaatcaacaacaataaatttaattttagaaaattttctttttaccatacaatctaatattacataccccttagcttttattttattattaccatatgtgttcaacgatagtctattttttactattttattctctgCTCCTATCTTCCTAACAAACTTTATGGTTTGCCAAtaggaatatattttgatgatattataATTGGGGGAGTAGATGAGAAAGAACATGATGAAATCCTCAAGGAAGTTATTAGTAGAGCcaaaaaatttggtataaagTTCAACAGATCAAAAGTACAATTTAAAGTTTCAGAAGTCACTTATGTAGGTCAAATATTTTCTGCTGAAGGAGTTCGGCCAGATCCAGATTATGTAAAAGCCATTTTGGTGCTTGAAGATCCAACTAACAAAAAAGAGCTCCTAAGGATACTGGGTATGTTAAATTATCTCTCAAAATTCTTACCTAAGTTGTCTAAGCTACTATTTGTTCAAATGTAATGGATCTAGGCATATCCTTAATGCTCCTGttggtttttgtataatcacaatattat
This genomic window contains:
- the LOC130903104 gene encoding 40S ribosomal protein S2-like — encoded protein: QVTGKCGSVTVRLIPAPRGTGIVSAPVPKKLLQMAGIEDCYTSARGSTGTLGNFAKATYAAIAKTYAYLTPDLWKDMPLAKTPYQEFADYLSKNHRPVTGPSPFFLK